From the genome of Pseudomonas sp. WJP1:
CGTTCCGGCTCCTCTTCAGCGTTGAGGTGGTAGAGGTTGCCGAAGAACTCGTCAAAGCCATGGTTGGTGGGCAGGTACTCGTCCTTGTCCCCCAAATGGTTCTTGCCGAACTGACCCGTTGCGTAACCCTTGGCCTTGAGCGCCTGGGCAATGGTCACGTCCCTGGCCTGCAAACCCACCGGCACGCCCGGCATGCCCACTTTGGACAGGCCGGTGCGCAGTGCGGACTGGCCGGTAATGAAGGTCGAGCGCCCGGCCGTGCAACTGTTCTCCGCGTAATAATCGGTGAACATCATGCCTTCCTTGGCGATGCGATCGATGTTCGGCGTCTTGTAGCCGACCACACCCATGGAGTAGGCGCTGATATTGGTCTGGCCGATGTCATCGCCGAAGATCACGAGAATATTGGGCTTATCCGCGGCCCCGGCTGTCGCCGAGAACGCCATCACCGAAGCCGCCAGCAAGGCCGCCTTCGGTAACCACTTGCGTATGCCAGTCATATGACTTGCTCCTTTTGCTTGAGTCGCTCGGGTGCGACAAACGTTCATTGCGGTCCTGCGTCACGCTTTTTTATTGCACTTGCTCAGGTGTGGCGGCATCGAACGGATAGATCCGGCGCCACTCGGCGGCCATGTCCACAACGGTCCAGCCACGGGTTTTTGCTTCGTCCAGGGCCTTGTCCAGACGGCCGATCTGCGACTGGCGGTCATAGGCCCATTCACGCTTGGCGTCGGTGTGATGAACCAGCCCCATGAAACGCTTGCCTGTCCCGGCCGCAGTCCACTGCAGCATTTGCAGGTCGCCGTCGGAGTTGCCGAATGCCAGGATCGGTCGGCGCCCGATCACGGCGTCGATGCTCACCGGCTTGCCCGGCCCGTCATCGTTGTGGGCCAGTTTCGGGGTACGCAGGATCGACGCCTTGCCATCCTTGTATTCAAACGTGGTGACGAATGTGGTGCCGATCACCTGCTCGGGCGGGATGCCGTAGACCTTTTCGGCGAAGGCGCGCATGAAGCCGGTGTCGCCACCAGAAACGATGTAGGTCTTGAAGTCCTGGCGGCGCAGGTAGTCGAGCATTTCCAGCATCGGCTGGAAGATCATTTCGGTGTACGGCTTGCCGGTTTTCGGGTGGCGGGCCTGGCTCAACCAGGTCTTGGCGTAATCGTCGAAGGCTTCGGTGGTCATGCCGGTGTGGGTGGCACCGAAGATTTTCATCATGCCGTCAAGACCGCTGGCGGCCAGGGCCTGGTGATCGTTTTCCAGCACGGCCTGGAATGGCTGGGTGGTCTTCCATTCCGGATGCTGCGCCGCGGTGCGCTTGACCTCTTCCAGGGCGAACAGCAACTCGAAATACATCGGCTGCTCGCTCCACAAGGTGCCGTCGTTATCGAACACGGCGATACGGTCCTCGGGTTTGACGAAGTCCTTGCTGTTTTGATCGGTCACCGCCTGGACGAACTCGATGATGTTCTTTTTCGACGGACCGTCATTCCACGACGGCAGTGGTTCGGCGGCCTGCACCAGCAATGGCAGGCTCAAGGCCAGTGCCAGCAGCAGCTTTAACCCGTGGAACTGGCGGTGCGCTATCGGGTTCGTCATGGGAAATCCTTCTCGTGAACGGGGTTGAGTGGTCGTAGTGCGCTAGCGACTGATTCTTCGTTGTGTTCGGACTGACTATGCAGCGTAGTCAAGGATTGCTTGAGTTGGAGCAGGGCTTGATCTTTGGTCGGCTGCCGGCCGTAGCACGCACGCAGGAACGCTTGCAGGCGCGGGCCGAAGGCGGTGAGTTTCAGGCCCTTGCGCCGGCGCCGGGTCCACAGGTACAGGGCGCTCAGCTGCGCAGGTTGGCCCTCCAGCTGTGGCGGGATCTGGCGCCAGGCGTACTCGGACGATTCCAGCCAGGCTGCGTGACGGGCACTGCGCCGGGCCTGCCAGGCGAGGTGCGCACGATGAATGAACGGGCGCGCCAACCACACCAGCAGCGCCACGCCCAACAGCAGCGCCAGCAGGCCAAAGGCGAAACCGGAGAGGTGCAGGCGGTTTTGCTGACCGAGCTTTTTCAGGTCTTCGGTGATCGAGAACACCGGTTTGTAGGCGCTGTTGGCAACGGCGTCGAAGCTCACCGCGGGGACCTGGGCAGTGCGGGTCTGCTGGCTGCCGGTGTCCCACCATTTCAGCTCGATGGCCGGCAAGCTGTGCTGGCCTTGCGTGTCGATGCGGTAAGTCACGCTGTCGATGCGTTGGCCACCGGTGAAGTTGCCGCGGCCGTCGTCCAGATTGTTGATCTGCGGGTTTTTCGGATAACGACTCAGACCACTGATATCCCCTAGCGCCGGCGTCGGCAACGACATGCCCAGGGCGCCGTCGGCTTGCAGGGTCAATTGGCGGGTGAGGCTATCGCCGACTTGCAACGCAGTGGCCGGCTTGATGATGTCCTGAGTGAAACGCAGCCCCTGGGCGACCAGTACCGGCTCGCCGGGCTTGAACCCCGGCGGTTGTGTCGCCGTGAAGTGCAGCGCTTGGCTTTGCGCGCTGAGCTCGAGGGTGGCCTGGCCCGGGGTTGCCCGTACCGTCAGCGGCGCAATATCGAAAGCCTGGGCGACGTTTGGCGTGATCAAGTAGCTGTAGCGCATGCCGTTGAAGGATTTGCCGTCGAGCGTCTGGTTCAGGTGTTCGGCGTGGCCATCGGACGGCAGCACCAGGGCGCCGGGCAATTTCAGGTCGGGCAGGGTGGGGGCGCTGGTGAACCAGGTGTCGGTGAGCACATCCAGGCGCAGTTCGATGAGGCTGCCGACCATGGCGGTGTCGGCGGGTTGCAGGCTGGCCTGGACGCGCAGTTCGGGTTCGGCGGCGAGGGTGGTGGTGCTGGTAATGCAAAGGAGCAGCGCGCCGAGCTTTGTGGTGAATGTTCTGACGTGTTCGCGGGCAAGCCGCGCTCCTACAGGGGATGAGCTGATCATGGCTTGCCCCCTGCCTGATCCTGCAAGCTGAACTTCTGCTTCAGGAACTTCGCCGGCGATGTCGTCAGGTTCTGCAACCACTGCGCATCCGAAGCCGCCTGTTCGGTTTGCAGCGCTTTGCTCTGGCCCTTGCCCGGTGCCTTGTCCATCTTGATGTCGTCCGGTTTGACCTCGGGGGCATTCTGTTCGGCGCTTTCGGTGTCTTTCTGCAAGGCGATGGCCAGCGCCAGGTTGGCCGTGGCCTCAGGGAATTGCGGCTGCAGCTTCAGCGCCTGGGTGTAGGCCGCGATGGCTTCGTCGAACTTGAAGCGGCGCACGTAAATATTGCCCAGGTAAA
Proteins encoded in this window:
- a CDS encoding HAD family hydrolase, which gives rise to MTNPIAHRQFHGLKLLLALALSLPLLVQAAEPLPSWNDGPSKKNIIEFVQAVTDQNSKDFVKPEDRIAVFDNDGTLWSEQPMYFELLFALEEVKRTAAQHPEWKTTQPFQAVLENDHQALAASGLDGMMKIFGATHTGMTTEAFDDYAKTWLSQARHPKTGKPYTEMIFQPMLEMLDYLRRQDFKTYIVSGGDTGFMRAFAEKVYGIPPEQVIGTTFVTTFEYKDGKASILRTPKLAHNDDGPGKPVSIDAVIGRRPILAFGNSDGDLQMLQWTAAGTGKRFMGLVHHTDAKREWAYDRQSQIGRLDKALDEAKTRGWTVVDMAAEWRRIYPFDAATPEQVQ